In Xyrauchen texanus isolate HMW12.3.18 chromosome 13, RBS_HiC_50CHRs, whole genome shotgun sequence, a single genomic region encodes these proteins:
- the gng12b gene encoding guanine nucleotide-binding protein G(I)/G(S)/G(O) subunit gamma-12, whose protein sequence is MSSKMQSSNNISQARRTVQQLRIEANTERIKVSKASADLMHYCSEHAKYDPLLMGIPTSENPFKDKKPCTIL, encoded by the exons ATGTCATCTAAGATGCAAAGTTCGAATAATATATCCCAGGCCCGAAGGACTGTTCAACAGCTACGGATAGAAGCTAACACAGAGAGGATAAAG GTCTCTAAAGCTTCTGCAGACCTCATGCATTACTGTAGTGAACATGCCAAATATGACCCTCTGCTAATGGGTATCCCTACTTCAGAAAACCCTTTTAAAGATAAAAAGCCCTGCACTATATTGTAG